The Pyruvatibacter sp. HU-CL02332 genome includes a window with the following:
- a CDS encoding phage major capsid protein, with amino-acid sequence MTLETKAAHPAAIPPFEHKAEATTAASANAWDPQSAELRDAFGEFLSAFEHFKDANDTRLSQIEKRMSSDVVTSDKVDRINAAMDEQKHRMDELLLKSSRPGRSGVSTGMLSHSALEHKRAWDGYMRKGDAFDLRALEVKALSTQTDPDGGYLVPSETESEIGRVLSEASPIRAISDVRQVSGSSLKKPIATAGAMSGWVGEEETRPETAAPVLSEMEFPTMELYAMPAATQSLLDDSAVNIEEWLASEVQIAFAEQEGTAFVHGDGVRKPRGFLSYNIVDDDTWSWGKLGYVPSGSNGAFATSNPEDALVDLVYSLKSGYRSNANWVMNRSTQSEIRKFKDADGNYLWQPGLVAGQPATLLNFAITEAEDMPDIATDANALAFGDFRRGYLVVDRLGVRTLRDPYTRKPYVLFYTTKRVGGGVQNFEAIKLMKFAAS; translated from the coding sequence ATGACGCTTGAAACCAAGGCAGCCCACCCCGCTGCCATACCCCCCTTTGAACACAAGGCTGAGGCGACCACAGCTGCCTCCGCGAATGCCTGGGACCCGCAGTCCGCAGAATTGCGCGATGCCTTCGGCGAGTTCCTGTCGGCCTTTGAACATTTCAAGGATGCCAACGACACGCGTCTGTCGCAGATCGAAAAGCGCATGTCGTCCGACGTTGTGACCTCCGACAAGGTGGACCGCATCAATGCCGCCATGGATGAACAGAAGCATCGCATGGACGAGCTGCTGCTGAAATCCAGCCGACCCGGCCGTAGTGGTGTCAGCACCGGCATGCTTTCTCATTCCGCGCTTGAGCATAAACGCGCCTGGGACGGCTACATGCGCAAGGGCGACGCGTTCGATCTTCGAGCGCTTGAGGTCAAGGCCCTGTCCACGCAGACAGACCCGGACGGCGGCTATCTCGTCCCCAGCGAAACCGAAAGTGAGATTGGGCGCGTGCTGTCCGAAGCCTCGCCCATCCGTGCCATCTCTGATGTACGTCAGGTGTCCGGCTCATCCCTGAAGAAGCCCATCGCGACCGCAGGCGCCATGTCCGGCTGGGTAGGCGAGGAAGAAACCCGCCCCGAGACGGCTGCGCCGGTTCTGTCCGAGATGGAGTTCCCCACCATGGAGCTCTACGCCATGCCAGCGGCCACCCAGTCATTGCTGGATGACAGTGCGGTCAACATCGAAGAGTGGCTGGCATCGGAAGTGCAGATCGCCTTCGCCGAACAGGAAGGCACAGCTTTCGTCCACGGTGACGGCGTCCGCAAACCGCGCGGTTTCCTGTCATATAATATTGTCGACGACGACACGTGGAGTTGGGGCAAGCTGGGCTACGTCCCATCGGGCTCCAACGGTGCGTTTGCGACGTCAAACCCGGAAGATGCCCTGGTTGACCTCGTCTACAGCCTCAAGTCTGGTTACCGATCCAACGCCAACTGGGTGATGAACCGGTCAACCCAGAGCGAGATCCGCAAGTTCAAGGATGCAGACGGCAATTATCTCTGGCAGCCGGGCCTGGTTGCCGGTCAGCCAGCCACATTGCTGAATTTCGCCATCACCGAAGCCGAAGACATGCCGGACATCGCAACGGATGCCAACGCATTGGCATTTGGCGATTTCCGCCGTGGGTATCTGGTGGTGGACCGTCTCGGCGTGCGGACCTTGCGCGACCCCTATACCCGCAAACCCTACGTGCTCTTCTACACAACAAAGCGCGTAGGCGGCGGTGTGCAGAACTTCGAAGCCATCAAACTCATGAAGTTTGCCGCTTCCTAA
- a CDS encoding HK97 family phage prohead protease — MTRPLSLKRADAPARAGVIATARVQDTGDGTFAGYASLFGQADDQKDVVSPGAFASALHRRGTSRIAMLYQHEPSRPVGVWTSLREDARGLWVEGRLALDAQDGRNAHALLKAGALTGLSIGFHAVTAERRQGGGRLLHEIDLWEISLVTFPMLDAARISQVKQDTHPLNPFSAAQSHALARVMRRAGKAIAPSKTPRSMQQAKEPHPHDA; from the coding sequence ATGACCCGACCGCTGTCATTGAAGCGCGCCGACGCGCCTGCGCGCGCCGGCGTTATCGCCACAGCACGTGTGCAGGACACAGGTGACGGCACGTTTGCAGGTTACGCCTCCCTCTTTGGGCAGGCTGACGACCAAAAGGACGTGGTATCGCCAGGCGCGTTCGCATCTGCCTTGCACCGTCGCGGTACGTCGCGCATCGCAATGCTCTATCAACATGAGCCGTCACGGCCCGTAGGCGTTTGGACGTCATTGCGTGAGGACGCGCGCGGCCTGTGGGTCGAAGGGCGGTTGGCCCTTGATGCTCAGGATGGACGCAACGCCCATGCGCTTCTTAAGGCAGGCGCGCTGACCGGTCTGTCCATCGGCTTCCACGCCGTCACCGCAGAGCGTCGTCAGGGCGGAGGTCGTCTGCTTCATGAAATCGACCTGTGGGAAATCTCACTTGTGACCTTTCCCATGCTCGATGCTGCGCGCATCTCGCAGGTCAAACAGGACACACATCCGTTGAACCCTTTTTCAGCAGCGCAGTCGCACGCTCTGGCGCGCGTCATGCGCCGCGCCGGCAAAGCCATTGCGCCCTCCAAAACTCCCCGCAGCATGCAACAGGCAAAGGAGCCCCATCCGCATGACGCTTGA
- a CDS encoding phage portal protein — protein sequence MPLFPWLSRRTFSKTPARMPETKASRTGPVVALHLQGRPRWTPRDYAALAREGLEKNPIVYRAVRRIAESAASVPLLMYQGNAELESHPLLDLLARPNPMEEGSDVRCAFFAHLQTAGNAYMEAVEVDGTPRELYALRPDRMKVVPGPQGWPEAYEYASGGETVAFALPDTGPMTGPILHLKLFHPTDDHYGMSPLEAAAFAIDIHNAAGAWNKALLDNAARPSGALVYAGAEGAEHLTDEQFTRLKEELEQNYQGSDNAGRPLLLEGGLDWKAMSLSPKDMDFIEAKNVASREIALAFGIPPMLLGIPGDNTYANYAEANRAFWRETVLPLVGRYCHAITNWLAPRYGDNLRIWYDPDALEALNADREALWERIGAADFLGADEKRRAVGYGEK from the coding sequence ATGCCTCTTTTTCCCTGGCTCTCTCGCCGGACGTTCAGCAAGACACCCGCCCGCATGCCTGAAACAAAGGCATCGCGCACCGGTCCCGTCGTCGCATTGCACCTGCAGGGCCGCCCGCGCTGGACGCCGCGCGACTATGCAGCTCTTGCCCGTGAAGGCCTGGAGAAAAATCCGATTGTCTATCGCGCCGTGCGCCGTATCGCAGAAAGCGCCGCCTCGGTGCCGCTGCTCATGTATCAGGGCAATGCGGAGCTAGAGAGCCACCCGCTGCTTGACCTGCTGGCCCGCCCCAATCCTATGGAGGAGGGCAGTGACGTCCGCTGCGCCTTCTTTGCCCACCTGCAAACCGCAGGCAATGCCTATATGGAAGCCGTCGAGGTGGATGGCACACCGCGCGAACTCTACGCCCTGCGCCCGGACCGTATGAAAGTCGTTCCCGGCCCCCAAGGCTGGCCCGAAGCCTATGAATATGCGTCCGGCGGCGAGACCGTCGCGTTTGCGTTGCCCGATACCGGCCCCATGACAGGCCCCATCCTGCATCTCAAACTATTTCACCCGACCGATGATCATTACGGCATGAGCCCGCTGGAAGCCGCCGCCTTCGCCATCGACATCCACAATGCTGCCGGAGCCTGGAACAAGGCCCTGCTGGACAACGCAGCCCGCCCCTCCGGCGCACTGGTCTATGCCGGTGCCGAGGGCGCAGAGCATCTGACCGACGAACAGTTCACACGATTGAAGGAAGAGCTGGAGCAAAACTATCAGGGTTCTGACAATGCAGGCCGTCCCCTGTTGCTGGAAGGCGGCTTAGACTGGAAGGCCATGTCCCTGAGCCCCAAGGACATGGATTTCATCGAAGCCAAAAACGTCGCCTCCCGCGAAATCGCCCTGGCCTTCGGCATCCCGCCCATGCTGCTCGGCATCCCCGGCGACAATACCTACGCCAACTACGCCGAAGCCAACCGTGCCTTCTGGCGCGAAACGGTCCTGCCTCTGGTCGGCCGCTACTGCCACGCCATCACCAACTGGCTCGCCCCCCGATACGGCGACAACCTGCGTATCTGGTACGACCCGGATGCTCTGGAAGCCCTGAATGCTGATCGAGAAGCCCTGTGGGAGCGCATTGGCGCTGCGGACTTCCTGGGCGCAGATGAAAAACGCCGGGCCGTGGGGTATGGTGAGAAGTGA
- a CDS encoding terminase family protein — MTASSRRLLSASLASATTEQQTRFLQGLTPQEAEALFYAWDVWARDDQLPPDPDDTWTTWLLLGGRGAGKTRAGAEWIRAHTHEPIRIALIGETLADVRDVMVEGPSGLIDIAPPHERPKWIASKRRVEWPSGAQALAFSSEDPEALRGHQAHIAWGDEFAKWRHMQETWDMLQFGLRLGDMPRQVVTTTPRPAPALKRLLADPATRVSRAATIANAANLAPGFLRTVARLYGGTRLGRQELNAELLEDNPNALWQRDLIDRARLASAPQLRRIVVAVDPPATSSPRADECGIIVAGADDKGHGYILADRSAGGLSPARWARRVADAFHAYEADRVVAEVNQGGEMVEAVLRQVDQSLPVRHVRASRGKAVRAEPVAALYEQGRIHHIGAHPRLEDQLCEFDPSAPGHSGSPDRLDALVWALTDLMLGPNAGEPRLRSL, encoded by the coding sequence ATGACCGCATCGTCTCGGCGCTTGCTGAGCGCGTCGCTCGCCTCGGCAACGACCGAACAGCAGACGCGCTTCTTGCAGGGGCTGACACCCCAGGAAGCTGAGGCGCTCTTTTATGCGTGGGATGTGTGGGCGAGGGATGACCAGCTGCCTCCGGACCCGGATGACACCTGGACCACATGGCTGCTTCTGGGCGGACGTGGCGCCGGAAAGACCCGCGCCGGTGCGGAATGGATACGCGCACACACCCACGAGCCCATCCGCATTGCCCTCATTGGCGAAACGCTGGCAGATGTGCGCGACGTGATGGTGGAGGGCCCGTCCGGCCTGATTGATATTGCGCCGCCCCATGAGCGCCCGAAGTGGATTGCTTCCAAGCGCCGCGTGGAGTGGCCGTCCGGCGCACAGGCTCTGGCCTTCTCGTCTGAAGACCCTGAAGCCCTGCGTGGCCATCAGGCCCATATCGCCTGGGGGGACGAGTTCGCCAAATGGCGCCACATGCAGGAGACGTGGGACATGCTGCAATTCGGCCTGCGCCTGGGCGACATGCCCCGTCAGGTCGTGACAACAACGCCGCGCCCCGCACCTGCGCTCAAGCGCCTGCTGGCGGACCCGGCCACGCGGGTCAGCCGTGCAGCGACAATCGCCAATGCAGCAAACCTTGCGCCGGGCTTTCTGCGCACCGTCGCGCGCCTGTATGGCGGCACGCGCCTTGGACGACAGGAACTGAATGCTGAACTGCTTGAGGACAATCCCAACGCCCTGTGGCAACGCGACCTGATTGACCGTGCCCGCCTTGCAAGCGCACCCCAATTGCGCCGCATTGTCGTGGCGGTTGATCCTCCCGCAACATCCTCTCCGCGGGCGGACGAATGCGGCATCATTGTTGCGGGTGCTGACGACAAAGGCCACGGATACATTCTGGCCGACCGGTCAGCCGGCGGCCTCAGCCCCGCCCGCTGGGCGCGCCGCGTTGCGGATGCGTTTCACGCTTATGAGGCAGACCGCGTGGTGGCCGAAGTCAATCAGGGCGGCGAAATGGTGGAAGCCGTGTTGCGCCAGGTGGACCAGAGCCTGCCTGTTCGCCATGTCCGCGCCTCCCGCGGCAAAGCCGTCCGCGCAGAACCCGTTGCAGCTCTCTATGAACAAGGCCGCATTCATCACATAGGCGCGCACCCGCGCCTTGAAGACCAATTGTGCGAGTTCGACCCATCCGCCCCCGGACACTCCGGCTCGCCGGACCGACTGGACGCCCTCGTCTGGGCACTGACCGATCTGATGCTTGGCCCCAACGCCGGCGAACCCCGCCTGCGCAGCCTGTAG
- a CDS encoding YcgN family cysteine cluster protein, with the protein MNTRSPSTPISGANGGPDQPFWETKKLADMTTSEWESLCDGCARCCLIKLEDEDTGDIETTNIVCHLLDQNLCRCTDYANRTKRVPTCIKLTPGNVAAIKWMPTSCAYRRLAEGRGLASWHPLVSGDPESIHLSGISVQGKVISEEGIPEDELEDYLAIWEDGDE; encoded by the coding sequence ATGAACACCCGTTCACCATCCACCCCCATCTCGGGCGCTAACGGCGGCCCCGATCAGCCGTTCTGGGAGACCAAGAAACTGGCTGACATGACAACGTCAGAGTGGGAAAGCCTGTGTGACGGTTGCGCCCGCTGCTGCCTCATCAAGCTGGAAGACGAAGACACCGGTGACATCGAAACCACCAACATCGTCTGCCACCTGCTGGACCAGAATCTGTGCCGCTGCACAGATTACGCAAATCGTACAAAACGCGTCCCCACCTGCATCAAGCTGACCCCGGGCAACGTGGCTGCGATAAAATGGATGCCAACCTCCTGTGCCTACCGCCGACTGGCCGAGGGCAGGGGTCTTGCTAGCTGGCATCCCTTGGTTTCCGGCGATCCGGAGAGCATCCACTTGTCAGGAATATCCGTCCAGGGCAAGGTCATCAGCGAAGAAGGCATCCCCGAAGATGAGCTGGAAGACTATCTGGCGATTTGGGAAGACGGCGACGAATAG
- a CDS encoding PBP1A family penicillin-binding protein, whose translation MGTYNGNRDSGLHGSWPPAGSSHPADARSRVDFVSSDRFDDTPDLALGYAPLATSGVRPNKDQKLDDDAKAIRRGRMGGGFRLMLFSSFATLLLIFMLPLALGLPGKVDPWSIGSIANGDVNVTFLDANGDLLAHRGYRQEETVPLSEMPPYLVQAVLAMEDRRFYRHWGVDILGVLRAAQANFAAGGIVEGGSTITQQLARNLYLDGSRTFGRKAQEAALAFWLEQQLTKDEILELYLNRIYLGAGAYGVEAASKVYFSKSVRDLTVSEAALIAGLPKAPAQLSPAKDLSRAQDRAALVLEKLEETGWMTAAEIEAARAAPAVVDLEERSPDMRASYFVDWVYSRMPLFVDGPPRELVVETTFDPDLQRMGEEALAATFDGLRSNANVDQGALVALDHNGAVKAMVGGRDYLESQFNRATQAIRQPGSAFKPLVYMAALQNGYTPYSGIVDRPVRINGWMPLNANKRYSGWMEMRNAIAYSVNTIAVRVGYKVGLDKVADYARASGITTPLPAHPSLALGAMGTKLHELTGSYVPLANGGFEAPAHGIARISNVDGEVLYERARTFVGAMPPPYRENNFGEEQVDEDATITPILNKVATSGDVQTMTKMLKRVISIGTGRKAALGTREAAGKTGTTNDNRDALFVGYTADLVAGVWMGNDDNTEMDRVYGGTLPAETWANFMTAAHEGKPERPIYKRIWVRPHPSQYQEPEPETDELPVVEAPVVPTYSALRGKLNGLSNSLAAAPTLQATAPESTQTRSRRMDRSVFRSRDD comes from the coding sequence ATGGGGACGTATAACGGTAATCGCGACAGCGGGCTGCATGGCTCGTGGCCGCCCGCGGGATCATCACATCCCGCGGATGCCCGATCGCGCGTTGATTTCGTCAGCAGTGACCGGTTTGACGACACGCCGGACCTGGCCCTGGGCTATGCCCCGCTGGCCACATCGGGTGTGCGTCCAAACAAAGATCAAAAACTCGATGATGACGCCAAAGCCATTCGGCGCGGACGCATGGGGGGCGGGTTTCGGCTGATGCTGTTTTCGTCGTTCGCGACGCTGCTGCTCATTTTCATGTTGCCGCTGGCGCTTGGGCTGCCGGGCAAGGTGGACCCCTGGTCCATCGGCAGCATTGCGAACGGCGATGTGAACGTCACGTTTCTGGACGCCAATGGTGACCTGCTGGCCCATCGCGGCTACCGGCAGGAAGAAACCGTGCCGCTGTCAGAGATGCCGCCCTATCTGGTGCAGGCGGTGCTTGCGATGGAAGACCGGCGTTTCTACCGGCACTGGGGCGTGGATATTCTGGGTGTTCTGCGTGCGGCACAGGCCAACTTTGCAGCCGGCGGCATTGTCGAAGGCGGCAGCACCATTACCCAGCAGCTGGCGCGCAATCTGTATCTCGACGGGTCACGCACCTTTGGCCGCAAGGCGCAGGAGGCAGCCCTTGCCTTCTGGCTCGAACAGCAACTGACCAAGGATGAAATTCTGGAGCTTTATCTCAACCGGATTTATCTGGGCGCCGGGGCGTATGGCGTTGAGGCGGCATCCAAAGTCTATTTCAGCAAGAGCGTGCGTGATCTGACCGTGAGCGAAGCAGCGCTGATTGCCGGCTTGCCCAAGGCACCTGCACAGCTTTCGCCCGCCAAAGACCTTTCCCGGGCCCAGGATCGCGCGGCGCTGGTTCTTGAGAAGCTGGAAGAGACCGGCTGGATGACTGCAGCGGAGATTGAAGCGGCACGCGCAGCCCCCGCGGTCGTTGATCTGGAGGAACGGTCGCCGGATATGCGGGCGTCCTATTTTGTGGACTGGGTGTATTCGCGGATGCCGCTCTTCGTGGACGGTCCACCGCGCGAGCTGGTGGTGGAGACGACCTTCGACCCGGACCTGCAACGCATGGGCGAAGAGGCACTGGCAGCAACGTTTGATGGATTGCGGAGCAATGCCAACGTCGATCAGGGTGCCCTTGTTGCGCTGGACCACAATGGTGCTGTGAAAGCCATGGTCGGCGGACGGGACTATCTTGAAAGCCAGTTCAACCGCGCGACCCAGGCCATTCGTCAGCCGGGCTCCGCGTTCAAACCGCTTGTCTATATGGCGGCGCTTCAAAACGGCTACACGCCCTATAGCGGCATTGTAGACAGGCCGGTGCGGATCAACGGGTGGATGCCGCTCAATGCCAACAAGCGCTATAGCGGCTGGATGGAGATGCGCAATGCCATTGCCTATTCGGTCAACACCATCGCGGTTCGTGTCGGATACAAGGTGGGGCTGGACAAGGTGGCGGACTATGCGCGGGCGTCGGGCATTACAACGCCCCTGCCGGCACACCCCTCACTGGCTCTGGGTGCCATGGGGACAAAGCTACATGAACTGACCGGCTCCTATGTGCCCCTGGCGAACGGTGGCTTTGAAGCACCTGCGCACGGCATTGCCCGCATCTCTAATGTGGATGGTGAGGTGCTCTATGAGCGGGCGCGCACCTTTGTTGGGGCCATGCCGCCACCGTATCGGGAAAACAATTTCGGTGAGGAGCAAGTGGATGAAGATGCCACAATCACGCCGATCCTGAACAAGGTTGCGACTTCGGGCGATGTTCAGACAATGACGAAGATGCTCAAGCGTGTGATCTCCATCGGCACAGGCCGCAAAGCCGCTTTGGGCACCCGCGAAGCTGCAGGCAAGACTGGCACCACCAATGACAATCGCGATGCCTTGTTTGTCGGCTATACGGCGGATCTCGTGGCCGGGGTGTGGATGGGCAATGATGACAACACGGAGATGGATCGCGTTTATGGCGGTACGCTTCCGGCGGAGACCTGGGCCAACTTCATGACGGCGGCCCATGAAGGCAAGCCCGAGCGCCCCATCTACAAGCGCATCTGGGTGAGGCCGCATCCATCGCAATACCAGGAGCCTGAACCAGAGACAGATGAGCTTCCCGTCGTGGAAGCCCCCGTCGTTCCCACCTATTCAGCCCTACGCGGAAAGCTGAACGGGCTGTCGAATTCGTTGGCGGCGGCTCCGACACTTCAAGCTACTGCGCCTGAATCAACTCAGACACGATCGCGCAGGATGGATCGCAGTGTGTTTCGCAGCCGCGATGACTAA
- a CDS encoding DUF1214 domain-containing protein — translation MFRLASILKLTGIVLFAVVVGAGSAWWAIMGAVAASGIQNGPWYTSTAIGSAASDPYTRAQIALTGLLALNKSEAVYFTATQDDDGRPLSGACTYEVTGRNLAARWWSITAYGSDHYLMHNEQERFSYNVASLGLRFAPIAKWRINVSASEQQSNWLPVKKNDFFSLTLRLYNPSAQIIGNLENVGLPEIKRMSCTDAGAAS, via the coding sequence ATGTTCCGTCTCGCATCCATTTTAAAGCTGACCGGCATTGTGTTGTTTGCCGTCGTCGTCGGCGCGGGCTCAGCCTGGTGGGCCATCATGGGAGCTGTGGCAGCATCCGGGATTCAAAACGGCCCCTGGTACACATCGACCGCGATCGGGTCTGCGGCGTCTGACCCTTACACGCGGGCGCAGATCGCATTGACGGGTCTGCTGGCTCTCAACAAGTCGGAAGCTGTTTACTTCACCGCGACGCAGGACGATGACGGCCGGCCTTTAAGCGGTGCGTGCACCTATGAAGTGACAGGGCGCAATCTGGCGGCACGCTGGTGGAGCATCACTGCTTATGGCAGCGACCACTATTTGATGCACAACGAGCAGGAACGGTTTTCCTATAATGTGGCGTCGCTTGGTCTGCGTTTTGCGCCCATCGCCAAGTGGCGCATCAATGTTTCTGCCAGCGAGCAGCAAAGCAACTGGCTGCCGGTGAAGAAGAACGACTTCTTCTCGCTGACACTGCGGCTGTACAACCCGTCAGCGCAGATCATTGGCAATCTGGAGAATGTCGGCCTGCCGGAAATCAAGCGCATGTCGTGCACAGATGCGGGAGCGGCCTCATGA
- a CDS encoding DUF1254 domain-containing protein translates to MRTWPLWIGAAIVLTLIVHILTVLLVPPSVMTLAMMRMADADADKRVLHTPPPDASARTVVRPSPDLAYSICLFDMSEGPMLVKAAVPETYWSVSAFAHNTDNFFVVNDQQVAGDTLELLIRREEDEVTGFDGIPVSFAPTDKGVVLMRMLVTDRENYLELDPVRRNATCETLTR, encoded by the coding sequence ATGAGAACCTGGCCGCTTTGGATTGGTGCTGCCATCGTGCTGACGCTGATCGTGCACATCCTGACGGTGCTGCTGGTGCCGCCAAGTGTGATGACCCTTGCGATGATGCGCATGGCGGATGCGGATGCAGACAAACGCGTGTTGCACACACCGCCGCCGGACGCCTCGGCACGCACGGTTGTGCGCCCGAGCCCGGACCTTGCCTACTCCATCTGCCTGTTCGACATGTCGGAAGGGCCGATGCTGGTGAAAGCAGCAGTGCCGGAGACCTATTGGTCGGTCTCGGCTTTTGCCCACAACACAGACAACTTCTTCGTGGTCAATGATCAGCAGGTTGCAGGTGACACGCTGGAACTCCTGATCCGCCGCGAAGAAGACGAGGTGACCGGCTTTGACGGCATCCCCGTATCGTTCGCGCCAACGGACAAAGGCGTGGTGCTGATGCGGATGCTTGTGACCGACCGCGAGAACTATCTTGAGCTTGATCCAGTGCGCCGCAACGCGACCTGCGAAACCCTGACGCGCTAG
- a CDS encoding ABC transporter substrate-binding protein, translating to MGRLGLIGAGIAAVVLIALGMWLTEPQSLTDDGGTQRITFATDWKAQAEHGGFYQAVAKGFYAKRGLEVEILPGGPGVNVPQLMAGGAVDFGMGSNSFIPLRIVEAGIPVRAVMTVFQKDPQVLITHPRDDVTSLADMKGKPIMISDATISAFWVWLKAKYDFSDDQIRKYTYNLAPFLVDETAIQQGYVTSEPYTIEKEGGVAPEVYLLADNGYPGYATMVLAPNAWIEESPEVIQAFVDGTIEGWYDYLYGDPEPANALILQDNPEITADVLAQAREKMLSYELATGGDAKTLGLGAMTEDRWRTFFEVMSANGVYEADLDWKAAFTSEFVNKGPMDMPGLPAAQGD from the coding sequence ATGGGCAGGCTAGGGCTAATTGGTGCCGGTATCGCAGCCGTGGTGTTAATCGCGCTTGGGATGTGGCTGACCGAACCTCAGTCTCTTACGGACGACGGCGGCACCCAGCGCATTACTTTCGCCACCGACTGGAAAGCCCAGGCCGAACATGGCGGGTTTTATCAGGCCGTGGCCAAAGGCTTTTACGCCAAGCGCGGATTGGAAGTCGAAATCCTGCCCGGCGGGCCCGGTGTGAATGTGCCTCAGCTCATGGCCGGCGGCGCTGTTGATTTCGGCATGGGGTCCAACAGCTTTATTCCCTTGCGCATTGTTGAGGCCGGCATTCCCGTGCGTGCGGTGATGACGGTGTTCCAGAAAGACCCTCAGGTTCTGATTACGCATCCACGTGACGACGTGACGTCGCTGGCGGACATGAAGGGCAAGCCCATCATGATTTCTGACGCGACCATCAGCGCGTTCTGGGTGTGGCTGAAGGCCAAGTATGATTTCAGCGACGATCAGATCAGAAAATACACCTACAACCTGGCGCCGTTTCTGGTGGATGAGACGGCCATCCAGCAGGGCTATGTGACATCCGAGCCTTACACGATTGAAAAAGAGGGCGGCGTCGCGCCGGAGGTCTATCTGCTGGCGGACAATGGCTACCCCGGATACGCAACCATGGTGCTGGCGCCCAATGCGTGGATTGAGGAAAGCCCGGAGGTCATTCAGGCCTTTGTCGATGGCACCATCGAGGGGTGGTACGACTATCTTTATGGCGACCCGGAACCGGCAAACGCGCTGATCCTGCAGGACAACCCGGAAATCACAGCTGACGTTCTGGCACAGGCGCGCGAGAAGATGCTGAGCTATGAGCTGGCGACAGGGGGTGACGCAAAGACACTTGGTCTTGGTGCCATGACAGAAGATCGCTGGCGCACCTTCTTTGAAGTCATGTCCGCCAATGGCGTGTACGAGGCTGATCTGGATTGGAAGGCAGCGTTTACCAGCGAGTTCGTCAACAAGGGACCGATGGACATGCCGGGACTGCCCGCAGCCCAGGGCGACTAG
- a CDS encoding ABC transporter ATP-binding protein — MSTPFLTLNNIGRRFADGTAALADISADIEEGSFVSLVGPSGCGKSTLLRLVAGLDEPSAGSITWTNGQPDDVGFVFQDSTLMPWATVADNVWLPHRLRGMSREDAQPLIDEALERVGLGGRQSAYPRELSGGMRMRVSIARALSLKPRVLLMDEPFAALDEITREKLNDDLNDLWAEHKWTVIYVTHSVYEAAYLSTRILVMPARPGAFVADVPVEAPVDRGDGWRANPRFAQISADVTAQLRAAAGVASQSRRVS, encoded by the coding sequence GTGAGCACCCCCTTCCTTACACTGAACAATATTGGCCGGCGGTTTGCCGATGGCACAGCTGCGCTTGCCGACATCTCCGCCGATATTGAGGAAGGGAGTTTCGTCTCACTGGTTGGTCCGTCTGGCTGCGGCAAGAGCACGCTGCTGCGTTTGGTCGCCGGGCTGGATGAGCCAAGCGCCGGCAGCATCACATGGACCAACGGCCAGCCGGATGATGTGGGGTTCGTGTTTCAGGATTCGACACTGATGCCGTGGGCCACGGTTGCGGACAATGTGTGGCTGCCGCACCGGCTGCGCGGTATGTCCAGAGAAGACGCACAGCCCCTCATTGATGAAGCATTGGAACGCGTTGGACTGGGCGGGCGGCAGAGTGCGTATCCACGCGAGCTGTCCGGCGGCATGCGGATGAGGGTTTCCATTGCCCGCGCCCTATCGCTGAAGCCCCGTGTGCTGTTGATGGATGAACCGTTTGCAGCTCTGGACGAGATAACCCGGGAAAAACTCAACGATGATCTCAACGACCTGTGGGCGGAACATAAGTGGACGGTTATCTACGTCACGCACAGTGTCTATGAAGCGGCGTATCTTTCAACGCGCATTTTGGTGATGCCGGCCCGGCCCGGCGCGTTTGTGGCGGATGTACCGGTTGAGGCACCGGTTGACCGGGGCGACGGCTGGCGCGCGAATCCGCGCTTTGCACAGATATCAGCCGATGTGACGGCCCAGCTTCGCGCTGCTGCGGGCGTCGCATCTCAATCCCGGCGCGTGTCGTGA